The proteins below come from a single Tsuneonella deserti genomic window:
- the rph gene encoding ribonuclease PH, with the protein MRPSGRAPDEMRAITIDTGFTMHAEGSCLVSFGDTKVICTASVEERVPPFLRGKGQGWVTAEYSMLPRATHTRGQREAAKGKQSGRTQEIQRLIGRSLRSVVNLNKLGERQIVLDCDVIQADGGTRTASISGAWVALRLAVDTLMKKGALTEDPIDAKIAAISCGIHQGTPVLDLDYVEDSSADADANFVLIEGGRIAEVQATAEGATYDEEGLLRLLRLAQIGCARIFKAQEEATRR; encoded by the coding sequence ATGCGACCTTCAGGCCGCGCGCCGGACGAAATGCGCGCCATCACCATCGACACCGGGTTCACGATGCATGCCGAAGGTTCGTGCCTCGTCAGCTTTGGCGATACCAAGGTGATCTGCACCGCCAGCGTCGAGGAACGGGTGCCGCCCTTTCTGCGTGGCAAGGGCCAGGGTTGGGTCACGGCCGAATATTCGATGCTTCCGCGCGCCACGCACACCCGCGGCCAGCGTGAAGCGGCCAAGGGCAAGCAGAGCGGGCGCACGCAGGAAATCCAGCGCCTGATCGGCCGCTCGCTTCGTTCCGTAGTCAACCTGAACAAGCTCGGCGAACGGCAGATCGTGCTCGATTGCGATGTGATCCAGGCCGATGGCGGCACGCGCACGGCATCGATCAGCGGCGCCTGGGTCGCGCTGCGGCTGGCGGTCGATACCCTCATGAAGAAGGGCGCGCTCACCGAAGACCCGATCGACGCGAAGATCGCGGCGATCAGTTGCGGCATTCACCAGGGCACCCCGGTGCTCGACCTGGATTACGTGGAAGACAGCTCCGCCGATGCCGATGCAAATTTTGTGCTGATCGAAGGTGGCCGCATTGCCGAGGTGCAGGCGACCGCCGAAGGCGCGACATACGACGAGGAAGGTCTTCTGCGCCTCCTCCGGCTCGCACAGATCGGCTGCGCCCGGATCTTCAAGGCGCAGGAAGAAGCGACTCGCAGATGA
- the rdgB gene encoding RdgB/HAM1 family non-canonical purine NTP pyrophosphatase, translating to MIRRIGSGTLVIATHNAGKLKEIGALLAPYGVKCISAGSLGLPEPAETGTTFAQNAMIKARAAAEASGLTALADDSGLSVTALDGRPGVYTADWAERQWFEGDPGRDWYMAMGKVEGMLQAQGSDAPRDAWFTCVLAIAWPDGESALYEGRVDGTLTWPPRGTLGFGYDPVFVPEGRDVTFAELDPEEKHRISHRADAFARLVAEQFG from the coding sequence ATGATCCGCCGCATCGGCTCGGGCACGCTGGTGATCGCGACGCACAATGCCGGCAAGCTGAAGGAAATCGGCGCGCTTCTCGCTCCCTACGGCGTGAAGTGCATTTCCGCCGGCTCGCTGGGCCTCCCCGAGCCGGCGGAAACCGGGACGACTTTTGCCCAGAACGCGATGATAAAGGCGCGCGCGGCGGCCGAGGCATCGGGCCTCACCGCCCTGGCGGATGATAGCGGCCTGTCGGTCACGGCGCTCGACGGACGGCCCGGCGTGTATACCGCCGACTGGGCGGAGCGTCAGTGGTTCGAGGGCGATCCGGGGCGCGACTGGTACATGGCGATGGGCAAGGTCGAAGGAATGCTGCAGGCCCAGGGATCCGACGCGCCGCGCGATGCGTGGTTCACTTGCGTCCTCGCCATCGCCTGGCCGGATGGCGAGAGCGCCTTGTACGAAGGACGCGTGGATGGCACGCTCACTTGGCCGCCGCGCGGCACACTGGGGTTCGGCTACGACCCGGTATTCGTCCCGGAGGGGCGCGATGTGACTTTCGCCGAGCTCGACCCAGAAGAGAAACACCGCATCAGCCACCGCGCGGATGCCTTCGCCAGGCTCGTCGCCGAACAGTTCGGCTAG
- the hemW gene encoding radical SAM family heme chaperone HemW: MARALYIHWPFCARKCPYCDFNSHVRASVDHAAWQEALIADMRHEARLAGGEPLASIFFGGGTPSLMPPALVAVLLAEAERLWGFAPGIEITLEANPSSVEAERFAGLAAAGVNRVSLGLQSLDDEALKFLGRLHDVAEGLEAFRTATRVFERVNADLIYARPGQTMAGWREELSRAIDLGAGHLSLYQLTIEAGTRFATDVRTGAFTPLDDDPAADLFALTRELTADAGLPAYEISNHARPGDESRHNLTYWRYQDYAGIGPGAHGRRGGRATVRHRKPENWLAAVAGHGNGIAEERALAVSEQAAEALLMGLRLAEGVDLAALSERFHIPANQLIDRERLRFHQSLGLVRFEGARITVTHSGMPLLDALLGELVPGELVAA; this comes from the coding sequence ATGGCGCGCGCACTCTACATCCACTGGCCCTTCTGCGCGCGCAAATGTCCTTATTGCGACTTCAACAGTCACGTGCGCGCCAGCGTCGATCACGCTGCCTGGCAGGAAGCGCTAATCGCCGACATGCGGCACGAAGCCAGGCTGGCAGGCGGAGAGCCTTTAGCCTCGATCTTCTTCGGCGGTGGAACCCCGAGCCTGATGCCACCCGCCCTGGTGGCGGTGCTGCTGGCCGAGGCGGAACGGCTATGGGGCTTCGCGCCCGGCATCGAGATCACGCTCGAGGCCAACCCGTCCTCGGTCGAGGCGGAGCGCTTCGCGGGCCTCGCCGCGGCCGGGGTCAACCGCGTCTCGCTTGGGCTGCAGTCGCTTGACGACGAGGCGCTCAAGTTTCTTGGCCGGCTCCACGATGTCGCCGAGGGACTGGAGGCTTTCAGGACCGCTACTCGCGTATTCGAGAGGGTCAACGCGGACCTGATATATGCTCGTCCCGGACAGACCATGGCGGGCTGGCGAGAGGAACTGTCGCGGGCGATAGACCTGGGGGCCGGACACCTGTCGCTGTACCAGCTCACCATCGAGGCGGGCACACGCTTTGCAACCGACGTGCGAACCGGCGCTTTCACCCCGCTCGACGATGATCCGGCAGCGGACCTTTTCGCGCTCACTCGCGAACTGACCGCTGACGCGGGGCTTCCCGCCTACGAGATATCCAACCATGCCCGCCCGGGCGATGAGAGCCGCCACAACCTGACCTACTGGCGCTATCAGGATTACGCCGGGATCGGACCAGGCGCTCACGGCCGGCGCGGCGGCAGGGCCACCGTCCGTCACCGCAAACCCGAGAACTGGCTCGCCGCGGTGGCAGGGCACGGGAATGGAATCGCCGAGGAGCGAGCACTCGCCGTGAGCGAACAGGCTGCCGAGGCATTGCTGATGGGTCTGCGGCTCGCCGAAGGCGTCGATCTTGCGGCGTTATCGGAACGCTTCCATATCCCTGCCAACCAGTTGATCGACCGCGAAAGGCTGCGCTTCCACCAATCGCTTGGGCTCGTGCGGTTCGAGGGCGCTCGCATCACCGTCACACACTCGGGGATGCCGCTGCTCGATGCACTTCTGGGTGAGCTCGTACCCGGGGAGCTCGTTGCCGCGTGA
- a CDS encoding tyrosine recombinase XerC produces MTSADLLEAWGNHLRDGRRRSHHTVRAYLAAADRLLSAVRIEGWEQAADIDGQTIRRQLALRRSQGLSNASAARELSALKGFVAFARSQTGRDAVAPRLRGPRIKKGLPRPVTPDEAVNLAEMVGGSASDDWIGARDRAVLILMYGAGLRIAEALSLTGADLPLGETLRVTGKGGKQRVVPLIPIVRASVEDYLSRCPWPVTKTVPVFRGAKGGPLGQGMVQKAMARARIALGLPATATPHALRHSFATHLLGAGADLRSLQELLGHASLGSTQIYTRVDAATLLDTYRSAHPRGR; encoded by the coding sequence GTGACCAGCGCCGATCTGCTGGAGGCGTGGGGCAATCACTTGCGCGATGGCCGAAGGCGTTCTCATCATACGGTCCGGGCCTATCTGGCGGCAGCCGATCGGCTGCTATCCGCCGTCCGGATCGAGGGTTGGGAGCAAGCCGCCGACATCGACGGACAGACGATACGCCGGCAACTGGCGCTGCGGAGGTCCCAAGGACTTTCCAACGCGTCGGCGGCGCGAGAGCTGTCCGCGCTCAAAGGGTTTGTCGCATTCGCTCGCAGTCAGACGGGGCGCGATGCCGTAGCTCCCCGTCTCCGCGGTCCGCGTATCAAGAAAGGGCTCCCCCGCCCCGTCACGCCCGACGAAGCGGTCAACCTCGCTGAAATGGTCGGTGGCAGCGCCAGCGACGACTGGATCGGCGCGCGCGACCGGGCCGTGCTGATCCTGATGTACGGCGCGGGCCTGCGGATTGCCGAAGCCCTGTCGCTGACAGGTGCCGACCTGCCGCTTGGCGAAACGCTGCGAGTGACCGGCAAGGGCGGCAAGCAACGCGTCGTCCCGCTGATCCCGATCGTGCGCGCCTCGGTCGAGGATTATCTCTCGCGCTGCCCATGGCCGGTAACGAAGACGGTGCCAGTCTTTCGCGGCGCCAAGGGGGGGCCGCTAGGCCAGGGCATGGTTCAGAAGGCGATGGCGCGGGCGCGCATCGCGCTTGGCTTGCCAGCCACAGCCACGCCGCATGCTCTTCGGCACAGCTTTGCAACGCACCTTCTGGGCGCGGGGGCCGACCTCCGATCGCTTCAGGAACTTCTCGGTCATGCCAGCCTCGGCTCGACCCAGATTTATACGAGAGTCGATGCGGCTACTTTGCTCGATACCTATCGCAGCGCGCATCCCCGGGGCCGCTAG
- a CDS encoding DedA family protein, with amino-acid sequence MHSLIIEAIARGGYFGIFVLMALENIFPPIPSEVIMGIGGVLVARGEMAFWPLMIWGTLGTVTGNYAWYWVGDRWGYERTRPFIDRWGRWLTIDFEHMEAASRFFQSHGQWVVFFLRFSPFMRTLISLPAGLAHMKLWRFLLFTTAGSAIWNALLIYGGTVLARYLAEYETIMGWAIAGLIALAIAGYIYRVVTWKPRQAD; translated from the coding sequence ATGCACAGCCTCATCATCGAAGCGATCGCGCGCGGAGGGTACTTCGGCATCTTCGTGCTGATGGCGCTTGAAAACATCTTCCCCCCGATCCCGTCCGAAGTGATCATGGGCATCGGCGGGGTGCTGGTCGCACGCGGCGAAATGGCGTTCTGGCCGCTGATGATCTGGGGCACACTCGGCACCGTGACGGGCAATTATGCCTGGTACTGGGTGGGCGACCGCTGGGGTTATGAGCGCACTCGACCTTTCATCGACCGCTGGGGCCGCTGGCTGACGATCGACTTCGAACACATGGAGGCCGCCTCACGCTTCTTCCAGAGCCATGGCCAGTGGGTGGTCTTCTTCCTCCGTTTCAGCCCGTTCATGCGAACCCTGATCTCGCTGCCCGCGGGTCTTGCGCACATGAAGCTTTGGCGTTTCCTGCTCTTCACCACTGCCGGATCCGCGATCTGGAATGCGCTGCTGATTTACGGCGGCACCGTGCTGGCGCGTTATCTCGCAGAGTATGAGACGATCATGGGCTGGGCCATCGCAGGCCTGATCGCCCTGGCGATAGCGGGATACATCTATCGCGTGGTCACGTGGAAGCCCCGCCAAGCCGACTAG
- the gshB gene encoding glutathione synthase, whose product MSLRVAVQMDPLESINIAGDSSFALMMSAQVRGHRVFHYDVGSLTLDADDRLIARARPVRVQPVAGDHFEAGEARRIDLGLDIDVVLMRQDPPFDMGYITATHLLERIERETLVVNNPRSVRNAPEKVMVLDYREFMPPTLVTRSVDEVRAFQKQHGAVVIKPIHGNGGKAIFRVPAEGDNLSALFEVFNQTWPEPHMVQPFLPEVATGDKRIVLVDGEVAGAINRKPGEGEFRSNLAVGGSAEATGLTDREEEICAAMGPRLKELGLIFVGIDVIGGQWLTEINVTSPTGIVAIDRFNGTDTAGRIWDAIETRHAS is encoded by the coding sequence ATGAGCTTGCGCGTCGCGGTCCAGATGGATCCGCTTGAATCGATCAACATCGCCGGCGATTCGAGCTTCGCGCTCATGATGAGCGCGCAGGTGCGTGGGCACCGGGTGTTCCACTACGACGTCGGCAGCCTCACGCTCGATGCCGACGATCGCCTGATCGCCCGCGCTCGTCCGGTTCGGGTACAGCCGGTGGCAGGCGATCATTTCGAGGCCGGCGAAGCGCGGCGCATCGACCTTGGACTCGATATCGACGTGGTGCTGATGCGCCAGGACCCCCCGTTCGACATGGGGTATATCACCGCCACTCACCTGCTCGAACGGATCGAGCGCGAGACACTGGTGGTCAACAATCCGCGCAGCGTCCGCAATGCGCCTGAAAAGGTCATGGTGCTCGATTACCGCGAGTTCATGCCGCCCACCCTGGTCACCCGCTCGGTCGACGAGGTGCGCGCGTTCCAGAAGCAACACGGCGCAGTCGTAATCAAGCCGATCCATGGAAACGGCGGCAAGGCGATCTTCCGCGTGCCCGCCGAAGGCGACAACCTGTCGGCTCTGTTCGAGGTGTTCAACCAGACCTGGCCGGAACCGCACATGGTCCAGCCTTTCCTCCCGGAAGTCGCCACCGGGGACAAGCGCATCGTGCTGGTGGACGGCGAAGTGGCGGGGGCGATCAACCGCAAGCCGGGTGAGGGCGAGTTCCGCTCCAATCTCGCTGTCGGCGGTAGCGCGGAAGCGACCGGGCTTACTGACCGCGAGGAGGAAATCTGCGCGGCGATGGGCCCTCGCCTGAAAGAACTCGGCCTGATTTTCGTCGGCATCGACGTGATCGGCGGCCAGTGGCTGACGGAGATCAACGTGACCAGCCCGACGGGCATCGTGGCAATCGACCGCTTCAACGGCACCGACACGGCGGGCCGCATCTGGGATGCGATAGAGACGCGGCACGCGAGCTGA
- a CDS encoding YraN family protein encodes MKRQRAEREGRKGELAAELFLRAKGWSILARRRKTRLGEIDLIARRAGTIAFIEVKWRRNAEDLALAIDEYRLRRVAAAVEAVAHEYADEGEDMRIDVILLAPGRLPHHIVNAWQP; translated from the coding sequence GTGAAGCGGCAGCGGGCAGAGCGCGAGGGCCGAAAGGGCGAGCTTGCCGCCGAGCTGTTCCTGCGCGCCAAGGGCTGGTCAATCCTGGCCCGCCGCCGCAAGACCAGGCTCGGCGAGATAGACCTGATCGCACGGCGGGCTGGAACGATCGCCTTCATCGAGGTGAAGTGGCGCAGAAACGCCGAAGACCTGGCTCTCGCAATCGACGAATACCGACTGCGCCGCGTGGCCGCGGCGGTGGAGGCGGTTGCTCACGAGTATGCGGACGAGGGGGAGGACATGCGCATCGACGTCATCCTCCTTGCGCCGGGACGGCTCCCGCATCACATCGTCAACGCCTGGCAGCCTTGA
- the rsmI gene encoding 16S rRNA (cytidine(1402)-2'-O)-methyltransferase, which yields MSHQTSASLVKSLPPGLYIVATPIGNLGDITLRAAEVLRNCDAVACEDTRVTGKLMRHIGASKPLWRYDDHAGEGDRARLLEALHTRAVALVSDAGTPLVSDPGYRLVRDARAAGIAVVTIPGPCAAIAGLTVSGLPNDRFLFAGFLPTKDKARADALTELAGVPATLIFYETAPRLARSLAAISSSLPGREVSVARELTKLHEECRAGTPEELIEHYAAHPPKGEIVLLIGPPLERPSDAADAEALLVEALETLKPSQAAGQVARATGLDRKKLYARALELRAE from the coding sequence GTGTCCCACCAAACATCCGCGTCCCTGGTAAAATCGTTGCCTCCCGGCCTCTACATCGTGGCGACGCCGATTGGCAATCTCGGCGACATCACCCTTCGGGCGGCCGAGGTCCTGCGCAACTGCGACGCGGTTGCGTGCGAGGATACGCGCGTCACGGGCAAGCTGATGAGACATATCGGCGCCTCCAAGCCGCTGTGGCGCTATGACGATCACGCGGGGGAGGGCGACCGCGCCCGTCTCCTTGAAGCGCTTCACACGCGCGCCGTGGCTTTGGTGAGCGACGCCGGCACGCCGTTGGTGTCCGACCCGGGGTACCGCTTGGTCAGGGATGCGCGCGCTGCCGGCATCGCGGTGGTCACGATCCCGGGCCCATGCGCCGCCATCGCGGGCCTGACGGTATCGGGCCTGCCGAACGACCGTTTCCTGTTTGCCGGCTTCCTGCCGACCAAGGACAAGGCCCGTGCGGATGCGCTGACTGAATTGGCGGGCGTGCCCGCGACGTTGATCTTTTACGAGACCGCGCCCCGGCTCGCCAGGTCGCTCGCTGCTATCTCGAGCTCGCTGCCTGGCCGGGAGGTCTCGGTGGCCCGTGAGCTTACCAAATTGCACGAGGAATGCCGCGCGGGCACTCCCGAAGAACTGATCGAGCATTATGCCGCTCATCCGCCGAAGGGCGAGATCGTCCTGTTGATCGGTCCGCCGCTTGAGCGGCCGAGCGACGCGGCGGATGCCGAAGCACTGCTGGTCGAGGCGCTGGAGACATTGAAACCGTCCCAGGCAGCTGGCCAGGTGGCGAGGGCGACCGGACTCGATCGCAAGAAGCTATATGCCCGCGCGCTTGAACTGCGCGCCGAGTGA